The Mycolicibacterium flavescens genomic interval CCAAGAACGGTGTGGTCAAGAAAGACGGCGGCGGCACAGCGTATGCCGAAACCCCAATCGGCAGCACTAAAACCAAGGCGAGGGCCACCGGCGCAGGCGCCGAAGCAATAGTGACCAGCGGGAACGACAGCAGTGCCACCGCTAAAGGCACCAATGCCAAAGCGACTGCGGGCGGTGGAGTCAAGAACAAAGCCAAGGCTCAGGGTGATGGCAGCATTGCCGCCGCCGGCGATGACGATAGCGGTATCGGTGGCAACAACAACAACAACAACACAGCCCGGGCGACCGGCGATGGCAGTAAGGCTTACGCGGGCAGCGGCGGCGACGGCAACAACAACAATAGGGCCACAGTCGACGGCGACAACAGCAGCGCCTATGCGGGCGCCAACGGCAATGGCAACAACAACAACGTTGCCACCGTCGCCGGCGAAACCGAAACGGGTACTCCCGGTGATAACAGCGTGGCCAGCGCGGGTTCCTTCGGCGATGACAACGCCGACAACCGTGCCAGCGCTATCGGTCAGGATGCCACTGCCCTCGCCGGCGGCGGCCAGAACATCGGGGCAGGGGGCAACGAGAACTCCGGCAACACCGCCACCGCCACCAACACCGGCAGCGATAGCCAAGTAACCGCCGCCGCTGGCGTTATCGGCGAAGGCAACAACGACAACACCGCAACCGCCACCAACAGTGGAAGCATGGCCACCCTGCAGGTTATCGCCGGCGCTTTCGGCTTGAACAGCTCCGGCAACACCGCAACTGGGACCAATAGCGGAAGCAACACCTTCCTTGACGCTTGGGCTAGCTTCTTCGGCAACGACAACATCAACAACACCGCCACCGCGACCAACATCGAAAACGGCGTCACAACCAGGGCCCTGGCCGCCGTCGGCAGCCATGGCAATGAGGATCTTGACGCCGTTGCGGCCGACGGCGACGAGGACATTCAGCCGGAGCCGTAGTCGCGCATTCTTGTCCCGCCCCGGCGGCGTGGTGTCCCACCAGGGACGCCCGCCGCCGAGTCGCGGGAGCGGACTTTAGCGACCAGCCGAAATGGTATAAGCGGCGGTCTTAATAGCGGAACGGACAATTGCTCGCATAAAGACGCGTTGAGCCGACTGTCAACCGATGCCTCCCGAGACATCACATTGTCGGGCTGACAGTGTGGTGTTTCAGGACATCGGAATAGGGTGTCTCAAGACATCGGCATAGGTGGGTCGGCCAGTTTCAGCTGGTGTCTAAGGCTCCTGGCACCTTGAGCATCATCACCAACTGCGCGTCTCCACCGCCTCGATCAACCGCCACCTCCACGCCGCCGGCCTCGTCGACCCCACCCCACAAAAGCGACCGAAATCGTCCTACATCCGCTTCGCCGCCGAACAACCCAACCAATGCTGGCAGGCCGACTTCACCCACTGGCGCCTCGCCGGCGGCACCGACACCGAAATCCTGTCCTGGCTCGACGACTGCTCCCGCTATGCCATCTCAGTCACCGCACACCACCGCATCACCGGCACCATCGTCGTCACCGAATTCACTAGCTGTACACCACCAAGGCATCCCGTACTCCACCCTGACCGACAACGGCATGGTCTTCACCACCCGCCTCGCCGGCGCCAAAGGTGGACGCAACGCCTTCGAAGCCGAACTACGTCGCCTCCACGTCCACCAAATCAACTCCACCCCCAACCACCCCACCACCTGCGGGAAAGTCGAACGCTTCCAACAACCCCTCACAAAATGGCTCACCCGCCAACCCCGAGCCGCCACCCTCGCCGAACTACAAACCCAACTCGACGCCTTCACCGACGAATACAACCACCGCCACCCACACCGCTCCCTACCCCACCACGCGACCCCCGCAGTCATCTACACCAGCCGCCCCAAAGCCAGCCCAGCAACCCGCATCGACACCCACAACCGCGTCCGCACCGACCGCGTCGACCAAGCTGGAGCCGTCACCCTGCGCGTCAACGGACGCCTCCACCACATCGGCATCGGCCGCCACCACTACCGAACCCGCGTCCTGATCCTCACCCAGGACCACCACATCACCGTCATCAACGCCGCCACCGGACAAACCCTGCGCGACTTCACCCTCGACCCCACCAGGGACTACCAACCCACCGGCGCCCCCAGAGGCCCCAAACGCAAAAAAACCGCGGACCTAAAGTAGGTCCGCGGCTATTCCGATGTCTTGCGACATCACAATTGTCGGGCTGACAGGATTTGAACCTGCGACCACTTGACCCCCAGTCAAGTGCGCTACCAAACTGCGCCACAGCCCGCGGCGCCGCCGGGATCGCCGGCAGCAGGTCGAAATGCTACCGCAGTCCTGGCTCCACTTCCCAACCGCCTTGGCGAATGGACCTCTGAGTTAACACACCATTTCAGCGGCCTACGGAGCAACGCTCGGCACCACCTCGACCTCGCTGGCCACCGGCGCGGATACCACGGGCCGACGGTACCGCCACGCCACGTAAAGCGCTGCGGCCCAGCCAATTACGATCAGCGTGTAAACACCCGTCGACCACGGCCATTCGATACCGAAGTAATGCACCAGCTTCTGGCTGTTGGTCACCACGATGACACCGCCGACGGCCGTGCCCAACAGCGCGGGCCGGATCCGGCTCACCAGCCACGCGGCGAACGGGGCGGCGACCACGCCGCCCACGGCGAGTCCGAGCACCACCGGCAGGTTCTCGACGAACTCCTCGCGCAACCCGATACCGAAACCGACCGAGGCCGAGGCCGCCACTAGGAACTCCGAAGCGCTGACCGAACCGATCACCGTGCGCGGGGCCGTCTTACCGCGCGACAGCAACGTGCTCGTCGTCACCGGGCCCCAGCCACCACCACCGGACGCGTCGATCAACCCGCCGAACAACCCGAGCGGGCTGAGGAACCTCGCGGTATGCGGTGTCTCACCGTGCCGCATCACCGGAGGGTTGCGCAGCGAGAACCGCAACAGCACGTAGATTCCGATCGCGACCAGGATCCCCGCCATCAACGGGGCGGCATGCTCGGTCGACAGCGACGACAGCACGGTCGCACCTACGAACGCCCCGATCGCACCGGGCAGGCCCAGCTTCAGCACGATCGACCAGTCGATGTTCTTGAACCGCCAGTGCGACAGACCCGAGGCCAGCGTCGTGCCGACCTCGGCCAGGTGCACCGCGGCGCTCGCCTGGGCAGCTCCGAGGCCACTGAGCACCAGCAGCGTCGAGGCGGTCACGCCGAACGCCATGCCCAGCGCGCCGTCCACCAGCTGCGCTCCGACACCGACGAGCGTGAATATCAGAAGCGAACGCACAGGTTCGACTGCTTTCAGAAGTGGTCAGCGCGGCGGGCCGACCAGACGGACAGTGGGCGCGTAATCAGATGCGCGCGCGACACCACTCGTCAAAGGCGATGATGCGGCGTGACGGCCAGAACGGCTCGAGAGCGCAGAGGGCAGACGGCGCGGTGCGGAATCGGCGTTCGGCCACCCGGCTCCCCTTCCTGGTCAGTCAGCTTCGACTAACCATACAGAACTGCTCTAGAGGGTCAGCAATCGATACAGCCCGATGATTCCCACCACCACGATCACCGCCCTCAGCGCGTTGGGCGAAAGTCGGCGACCGTAGCGGGCCCCAAGAAAGCCGCCGACCAACGAACCGGCCGCGATCAGGCCCGCCGCGGCCCAGCTGATCCGGTCGAACGCCACCAAGGTGTACGCCACCGCGGCCACGATGTTGACCACCAACGACAGCAGATTCTTGGCGGCGTTCATGCGCTGCATGCCCTCGGGAAGCAGCGCGCCCATCGCCGCGATCAGCAGAATCCCCTGAGCTGCGGTGAAGTAGCCCCCGTAGATCCCGACCGCGAACGTCGCGAAGACGACGCTGGCCAACTGGAACCGCGACACGTGCTCGGCGGACTGCCCCGCCGCTTCGGCCCGAGCCCGCGCATACGACTGGATTCGCGGACCGACCACCACCAACACCAGCGCCGCGATCAAAAGCACCGGCACGACCTGCTCGAACACAGTCTCCGGCAGATTCAGCAGCAGCCACGCACCCAGCGCCGCGCCCACAAACGAGGCCGGAATCTGCCACCGCAGCCGATCCCACTGTCCCCGCAGTTCGCGCCGGTAACCCCAGGTGCCCGACACCCCGCCGGCCACCAACCCGATCGCGTTCGACATCGTCGACGTCACCGGCGGATAGCCCAACGCCACCAGGGTGGGAAAGGTGATCAGGGTGCCGGAGCCGACGAGCGTGTTGATAGCGCCCGCTCCCAGACCCGCCAACGCGATGAGGACCATGTCGACGACGGGCACTTGGGCAAGGCTAATCGTCGATTTGTGGAGCGGTAGCGGCGCCCACCGCCGGTTGCGCTCGACAAATCACCGAGAGCGGGGTCCCCGCTTCTCTCGCATCCGCACGTTGATCCGGATCGGGCTGCCCTCGAAGCCGAACGTCTCGCGCAGTCGCCGCTCCAGGAACCGTCGATAGCCGGCCTCCAGGAACCCCGAGGTGAACAGCACGAACGTCGGCGGGCGAGCTGTGGCCTGGGTGGCGAACAGGATCCGCGGTTGCTTACCGCCGCGCACCGGCGGCGGATGGGCCGCCACCACTTCCTTGAGGAACGTGTTCAACCGCCCCGTGGAGATGCGGGTGTCCCACGACTCGAGCGACTTCTCCAGGGCCGGGACCAGTTTCTGCACCGCGCGGCCCGTCTTGGCCGAGATGTTCACCCGCGGCGCCCACTGCAACTGCACGAGCTCGCGGTCGATCTCGCGGTCCAGCAGGTAACGGCGGTCCTCGTCGACCAGGTCCCACTTGTTGAACGCCAGCACCAGCGCCCGGCCGGCCTCGATCACCATCGACAGCACGCGCTGGTCCTGCTCGGTCAGCGGCTGCGACGCGTCGATCAGGACGATCGCCACCTCGGCCGCGTCGATGGCGCCGTGGGTGCGCACCGACGCATAGAACTCGTGCCCGCTCGCCTGCCCCACCTTGCGCCGCAGACCCGCGGTATCGACGAACCGCCACATCTTGCCGTCCATCTCGATCAGCGAGTCGACCGGATCGACGGTGGTGCCCGCGACGTCGTGGACGACGGAGCGCTGATCACCGGCCAGCCGGTTCAGCAGCGAGCTCTTGCCCACGTTCGGCTTGCCCACGAGCGCAACCCGGCGCGGTCCTCCCCCACCGCTGGACATCTCTGACACCGTGGGCAGCGCGTCGATCACGGTGTCGAGCAGATCGGCCACCCCGCGGCCGTGCATGGCGCTGATCGGGTGCGGCTCGCCCAGACCCAGCGACCACAGCATGGCGGCGTCGGCTTCCCCGCGCTCGCTGTCAACCTTGTTGGCCGCCAGGAACACCGGCTTACCGGAGCGTTGCAACAGCTTCGCTGCCGCCTCGTCGGCAGTGGTGGCGCCGACCACCGCGTCGACGACGAAGATGATCGCGTCGGCTGTCCGCATCGCCACCGATGCCTGCTCGGCCACCAGCTGTTGCAGACCCTTCGCGTCGGGCTCCCAACCGCCGGTGTCCTGCAGGATGAATCTGCGGCCCAACCACAACGCGTCGTAGGACACCCGGTCGCGCGTCACCCCCGGTACGTCCTGCACGACGGCTTCTCGACGGCCCAGGATCCGGTTCACCAACGTCGACTTACCGACGTTCGGTCGCCCGACGACGGCGACGACGGGCGGTGCCGTCGCGGCCTCCTCGATTGCCTCGGCTATATCTCTTGCCGAGTCTTCGGCGATCTCCCAATCGCTTTCGTCGACCCAGGTTCCGTCCTCGCTCATCGCTGCGCTCCCGCCCGCTCCCGCACGAGGTTTCTCAGATGCTCGATCACGTCGGGCTGCGTCATCGCACTGGTGTCGACGACGACGGCGTCGTCGGCAGGCCGCAACGGCGAGACCGCCCGCGTGGAGTCGAGGTGGTCGCGCCGCTTGACGTCGGCCAGCACCGCCTCGTAGTCATCGTCCAGACCGGTCGCCTTGTTCTGGTCGTTGCGGCGTCGCGCACGCTCTTCGGCCGATGCGGTCAAGAAAATCTTGAGGTCGGCGTCGGGCAGCACCACCGTCCCGATGTCACGGCCCTCCACGACGACGCTGTCCGGCCCGGAGGCCAGCTTGCGCTGCAGGTCGACGAGTCGTGTGCGCACGGCGGGCACCGCCGAGACCGCTGACACCGCCTTGGTCACCGCGTCGCCGCGGATCTCAGACGAAACGTCTTCTCCGTCAAGGTAAGAGCAATCTTCATCGGGGTTGTAGCCGACGGCCAGTTCGGCGTCTGCGGCGGTCGCCGCGACGGCCTCGGTATCGGTCAGCTCGACACCGGCACGCAGTACGGCCAGTGTGACGATCCGGTACATCGCCCCGGTGTCGAGGTACCGGGCGTTCAGCTCACGCGCCAAACCCCTTGACACCGTTGACTTGCCAGTTCCGGCGGGACCGTCGACGGCGATGACCAGTGGCGTCACAGGCCGACCGCCCTGTACAACTCGCCGAGCTCCTTCTGCGTCAGCACCCGGATGCTGCCCGGACGCTGATCGCCGAGCGTGACGGTGCCGATGTCGGTTCGCACCAGCTCCTGCACCGGATGGCCGACCGCCGCGAGCATCCGACGCACGATCCGCTTGCGACCTTCGTGCAGGGTGACCCGCACCAGCGTCTTGCCGGGAACCTTGTCGACGACCGCGAAATCGTCGACCCGTGCCGGTCCGTCGTCGAGTTCAACGCCGTAGCGCAGCTGGCGGCCCACCCCGCGGGGCACTGCGCCCAGCACGGTGGCCAGGTAGGTCTTGGGCACCTCGAACGAGGGGTGCATCAGCCGGTGGGCCAGCTCCCCGTCGTTCGTCAACAGCATCAGCCCCTCGGTGTCGGCGTCGAGCCGGCCGACATGAAACAGCTTCTTGTTACCCCGAACCCGGTGCTCGACAAGGTCACCGATGCACGGGCGGCCCCGGTCGTCGGACATCGTCGAATGCATGCCCTTGGGTTTGTTGATCGCCAGGTGCACCAGCGTGTCGTCGAGCGTCACCCGCGCCCCGTCGACCCGGATCACCGAGACCTCGGGGTCGACGCGGGTGCCCAACTCGGTGACGACGCGGTCGTCGACCTCCACGCGTCCGTCCCTGATCATCTTCTCGGCGACCCGGCGCGACGCAATTCCGGCCTGCGACAACACTTTCTGCAGCCGCACGCCTTCGGGTTCAGCCATGTGCGTCGGTGTCCACATCGAAGGACAGCGGCTGTTCGGGCGCCGGAGCACCGCTGAGTTTCATGAAACGCGGGTCCTCGTCCAGGGTTTCGCTGAGGTCGTCGATCACGTCGACGTCGGGCAGCAGCGGCGCGATGTCGGGGAGGTCGGCCAGAGACGTCAGGCCCAACCGTTCGAGGAAGAGCTCCGTGGTCGCGAACGTCACTGCGCCGGTGTCGGGATCAGTGCCCGCCTCGGTGATCAGGCCGCGGGCCACCAGCGTGCGTATCACCGCATCGACGTTGACGCCGCGCACCGCGCTCACTCGGGCGCGAGTCACCGGCTGCCGATAGGCCACCACGGCCAGCGTCTCCAGCGCCGCGCGCGTCAGCTTCGAGCGCGCCCCGTCGAGGAGCAACCGTTCCACATACGGGGCGTAGCGCGAGCGCGTGTACATCCGCCAGCCGCCCCCCGCCTCGCGCAGGTCGATACCGCTGTCACGGGCGGTGTACTCCTGGGCCATCGCCTGCAACTTCGCCGCGACGCGGTACGGCGGCTGCTCGATCGCCAGCGCCAGTTGCTCCACGGTCGCCGGGGTGTCGACCACCAGCAGCAGCGCCTCGAGCACCGCGCCGAGCTCACCGTCCTCCAGCTCGGGCGGTTCGGCGACGTCGATCCCGAGATCGGTCGCGTCGGCCGCGACGCCCTCGCGGTCGAGGTCCGTCGCGACCTCGTCGAGGTTGTCGTGGTCTTCGCTATCCATACTGATCTTCTTCCACCGCCAGGTGTTGGTGTGTCGGCCGCTCGCCGGTCCACGAAATCTGCAGCACACCAAGCGCTTCAGGTTGTTCGAATGCTACCGCCCGAGCCCGGTACAGCTCGAGCAGCGCCAGGAACCGCCCGACGATCTCGATCGGCGCTTCACAATCGGCGACCAGATCTCGGAAGGACGCCCACTGGCCGATCCCGCGGCTCTCCAGCAGTGCCATCAGATTACCGATCTGCTCGGGAACCGACACCGCCGCGTGGTGCAGATGCTCGGTGCTCACCGTCGGCACCGGCCGCGGCGTGAACGCCGCCGCGGCGATCTGCGCGAAGGCCTCAGCGTCCACGCCGATCATCACTTCGGGCAGCAGCGCGGAGTAACGGTCCTCCAATGCGACCGCACGCGGGTAGCTGCGCAGCGCCGCGGCTTCCAGTTCGGCGAACATTTCGGCGACGTGCTTGAACGCGCGGTACTGCAGCAGGCGGGCGAACAGCAGGTCACGTACTTCGAGCAGGGCGAGGTCTTCTTCGTCGTGCACCTCGCCGGCTGGCAGCAGGCGCGCCGCCTTCAGGTCGAGCAGGGTCGCGGCGATCACCAGGAACGCGGTGGTCTCGTCGAGTTCGAGCTGGGGGCCGATCGCCTTGGTGTAGGCGATGAAGTCGTCGGTCACCCGGTGCAGTGCCACCTCCGTGACGTCGAGGCGGTGGGCGAAGATCAGCTGCAACAGCAGGTCGAACGGGCCCTCGAAATTGCTCAGCCGAACCTGAAAACCCGACTGTGGAGCATCGTCCGAATCCGGGGTCGTCTCGGCTTCGGTCCCCGTCACCGGGTCATTCACGCGCCGAACCGGTGGATGACCTCGCGAGCCAGAGATCGATACGATTGCGCCCCACCGGATTTCGGCGCCCATGTGGTGATCGGTTCACCGGCGACACTGGTTTCGGGGAAGCGCACCGTGCGGGTGATGACGGTGTCGAACACGAGGTCACCGAAACGCTCCACTACCCGGGCCATGACTTCGCGTGAGTTTACGGTGCGCGGGTCGTAGCGGGTGATCAGGATGCCGCTGATCGACAGCTTCGGATTCAGCCGGTCGTGGACCTTGTCGACGGTGTCGGTGAGCAGAGCCAGGCCGCGCAGCGAGAAGAACTCACACTCGGTCGGGATGATCACACCGTCGCTGCACGCCAAGCCGTTCACGGTGAGCAAGCCGAGCGATGGCTGGCAGTCGATCAGGACGTAGTCGTAGCGGTCCAGCACCGGGTACAGCGCACGCGCCAGCGACTGTTCCCGGCCGACCTCGTTCACCAGTTGGATCTCTGCCGCCGACAAATCGATGTTGCTGGGCACGAGGTCGAGGTTCTTGACCCGGGTGTGGATCAGCACATCGTCGATCGACACCCGCGGTTCCACCAGCAGGTTGTGCACCGTGTGCTCGAGTTCGTAGTGCGGCACCCCCAGGCCCGCCGACAGGGCGCCCTGCGGGTCCAGATCGACGAGCAGCACCCGGCGGCCGTACTCGGCCAGGCTGGCGCCGAGGTTGATCGTCGACGTGGTCTTGCCGACCCCGCCCTTCTGGTTGCACATCGCGATGACCTTGGCCGGACCGTGCGTCGTCTTCGGCTGCGGTTCGGGGATGTCCCGCGGTGGCCGGCCGGTCAGACCCAGGGTCTCCGGTGTTCCGCCGCCTCCTGCGTCGTCGCTCATGCCTGACCGTCGCTGGTCAGGCAGTTCACGGGCATGGCGGACATCCGGGCAAGTTTAACGGCAGGAACGTGCCAGGTCAGCCAGACCCGCAGGCGAGTTGGGAGCCGATTGAGCCGCGTCGCGTCCTAGGCTGACGCCATGGGCTTGAGGCAACGGATCCCGCTGCTGAGGTGGTCGTTCCTGCGCTTGGCGCTAGGCGTGCGCAACATCTCCACCACCGGTCAGGTTGGTGACGGGCGCGAGGCCGCGCTTCGCGACTACGTGGTGGCCAACGCGCGGCAGGGTGACATCGACGACGTCCTCGCGACGATCGACCGGTTCGCCTACGAGAAGTCCTTCCTGATCAATGTCGGCGACCAGAAGGGCGCGATCCTCGACGCCGCGGTGCGCCGCGCCGACCCTCGCCTGGTGCTCGAGCTCGGCACCTACTGCGGATACGGTGCCCTGCGGCTGGCCAGGGCGGCACCGTCGGCGCGGATCTACTCGGTCGAACTCGCCGAGGCCAATGCCGATATCGCCCGGGATGTCTGGGCGCACGCGGGCGTCGCGGACCGCATCACGTGTGTGGTCGGCACGATCGGCGACGGCGGTCGCACCCTCGACGCGCTGGCTTCCGAGCACGGGTTCGGCCCGGACCTGCTCGACGTGGTGTTCATCGACCACGACAAGGCCGCCTACCTGGCCGATCTGCAGAGCATCCTCGACCGCGGCTGGCTGCACCGCGGCTCCGTCGTCGTCGCCGACAACGTGAAACTCCCCGGGGCGCCGAAGTACCGCGAATACATGCGCCGGCAGCAGGGCACGTTGTTCGACACCGTCGAGCACAGGACGCACGCGGAGTACCAGTCACTGTTCGCCGACCTGGTTCTCGAGTCCGAGTATCTGGGCGGACAACAGCCTTGACGGGTGGATTCCACGCAGCTGGTGCGGGCGATCAACCGGTTAAGGCCAACGGCTACCGCGCCCGCGGGTGGGCGCCGGCCCAGACCTCGCGCAGCGCGTTGACCGTGACCATGGTGTAGATCTGCGTCGTGGTCACCGAGGCGTGGCCGAGCAACTCCTGCACGACACGGACGTCGGCGCCGCCGTCGAGCAGATGCGTGGCGAACGAGTGCCGCAGCACGTGCGGCGACACCGCGGAGGTGATTCCGGCGCGCTCGGCGGAGTCCTGCAACACCTGCCACGCGCTCTGCCGCGACAGCCGCCCGCCGCGGGCGTTCAGGAAGATCGCGGGTGTGCCCCGGCCACGGCGCGCCAAGTCGGGACGCCCTCGTACGAAATAGACGTCGAGTGCGGTCACCGCCGGCCTGCCGATCGGGACCAGCCGGTGCTTGCCGCCCTTACCGCGCAGCAGCACCGAACGAGCATGGGTGTCGACGTCGTCGATGTCGAGCCCCACTGCCTCCGAGATGCGCGCCCCGGTCGAATACAGCAGTTCCAGCAGAGCGCGGTTACGCAGCGTGAGAGGGCTGTCGGCGTCGCTGTCGCCGCCCGCTGCCTCGAGGAGGGCCAGCACCTCGTCGAGCGACAGGCTCTTGGGCAGCCGCCTGCTCGGGGTCGGCGGCTTGACGTCCGAGGCGACGTCCAGTTCGGTCAACCCCTCGGCCGTCGCGAAGCGATGCAGGCCTCGCACCGCGATCAGCGCTCGCGCCGCCGACACCGCCGACAGCGGGGCGGTTCCGGCCTCGGCGTCCCCGCGGCGCAATGCCACCAGGAACTCGCTGACATCGGTCTGGGTCACCTTGGTCAAGTCGTCGATACCGCGTGCGGTCAGGTGTTCGATGTAGCGACGCAGGTCGCGGCGGTAGGAGCTCAATGTGTTGGCGGCCGCACCGCGTTCGATGGTCAGGTGGTCGAGATAGCCCTGGACCTGACCTTCGAGCGCGGTTGTGAAGGTCGTCACGGGAGCCCCTGACGGCGACCGAACGCGGTGGGCCGATCGGTCCACGGTGCGTCGACGCTTCTCAGCTTGTCCGGGTCGGTGACGGTGTTGGCCGCCAAAATGCCGCTGACGGCAATGGAATTGACGATCTCACCGGCCAGCACCATGCGTACCGCCTCGTCGAGCGGATACCACCGCAGCGTCAGGTCGGCTTCCTCGTCGCGGGCTTCGGGGCGTCCGACGTCGGTGAGCCCGGTGGCCAGATAGACCCGCACGCTCTCGTCGCTGAAGCCCGGCGCGGAGTCGAGGTCGACCAGCACGCGCCAATCGGTGGCCGACAGTCCGGCCTCCTCCTCGAGTTCACGCGCGGCGGTGACGTGCGGCGGTTCGCCTCCGAGGTCGAGTAGGCCGGCGGGCAACTCCCACAGGCGACGGCCCAGCGGATGCCGGTACTGGTAGACCATCGCGATGTTGCGGTCCTCGTCCATCGCCAGCACCGCGACGGCACCGTAGTGCTCGACGACCTCGCGGCGGGCGGTATGTCCGCCGGGCATGCGCACCTCGTCGGCGCGCAACGCGAAGATGTTTCCGACGTAGAGGGTTTCAGAGGAGACCGTCTCGAAGTCGTGGTCAGCCACGAGTCGCGGGCTCTTGCAGCAGGGCCCCGACCTCGGCGCCGTGCTCGACGCCGTTGGACCGCTGCTCGGGGATGTCCATACCGGGCAAGCGCTCCTCGGCCTTGTAGTCCAGGGCCGCGCCCACGAACGCGACGAACAACGGGTGCGGTCGGGTGGGCCTGCTCTTGAGCTCGGGATGCGCCTGGGTGCCGACGATGAAGCGGTGCGTGTCGCGCGGATACTCGACGAACTCGACGAGGTGGCCGTCCGGGGAGGTTCCCGAGAACCGCAGTCCGCTCTCGGCGATGCGGTCGCGGTACTGGTTGTTGACCTCGTAGCGGTGACGGTGCCGCTCCGACACCTCCGTGGCGTCATAAGCTTGCGCTACGATCGAATCCGGTTCCAGCACA includes:
- the xerD_2 gene encoding tyrosine recombinase XerD, translating into MTTFTTALEGQVQGYLDHLTIERGAAANTLSSYRRDLRRYIEHLTARGIDDLTKVTQTDVSEFLVALRRGDAEAGTAPLSAVSAARALIAVRGLHRFATAEGLTELDVASDVKPPTPSRRLPKSLSLDEVLALLEAAGGDSDADSPLTLRNRALLELLYSTGARISEAVGLDIDDVDTHARSVLLRGKGGKHRLVPIGRPAVTALDVYFVRGRPDLARRGRGTPAIFLNARGGRLSRQSAWQVLQDSAERAGITSAVSPHVLRHSFATHLLDGGADVRVVQELLGHASVTTTQIYTMVTVNALREVWAGAHPRAR
- the nudF_2 gene encoding NTP pyrophosphohydrolase, translating into MADHDFETVSSETLYVGNIFALRADEVRMPGGHTARREVVEHYGAVAVLAMDEDRNIAMVYQYRHPLGRRLWELPAGLLDLGGEPPHVTAARELEEEAGLSATDWRVLVDLDSAPGFSDESVRVYLATGLTDVGRPEARDEEADLTLRWYPLDEAVRMVLAGEIVNSIAVSGILAANTVTDPDKLRSVDAPWTDRPTAFGRRQGLP